In one Dermacentor variabilis isolate Ectoservices chromosome 4, ASM5094787v1, whole genome shotgun sequence genomic region, the following are encoded:
- the LOC142578774 gene encoding membrane metallo-endopeptidase-like 1: protein MQSAPAEEGSAFAALAAEQEHAPDAPATDRDTTAAHSRTDVEPKAASTARKPRKERRNRPAILLLRLPQWRRYGLKVATATACTLAVCWAIPAAIRFSVGCWQPHCTDWVAEMSSSLDLTKSPCDNFYSFVCGNDKSPLTLLSKGGFVRLTISVYLSFVKRLLVTDFRDPQEELSVAHRRYLQLSQRCFQQAISGGEHVDAVKAVMSEHGLSWPPEKDPSRSLLERLLELSLVRGIHVLFTVQPGVYLKRPGFYILQLGVNLPSLIQWSIMRGLLIQAGDLGSFFVRTAAVLSNKPMDPRLVERLVALDNMIMTVAMGTSLTERLNFTEQFVSFANLGNYTGEFFSGEVFLKTANNVLEIYTEPLSPEDELMLTQGPHLRLLGRLLSAQAESETVQVYTALMLARALSPAASQKLAEAQTPGNGESLIAMILSLQHCLMVAVVELPYIGGDLFVQWFFPGGHMDEVHDMVARIANATREAFKTLHWIDEPTRRNALLRISSLERIVGRPENLSTMRELDDYYSFLPAAPEGVSYPEMLLAMMRSRATGALRLLSPSRSVFSHVRKELPMVIVNAFYVPIYHVIVIPPAIMFSPFFKRTGVPAALNYGSLGHVIGHEITHSFDENFGLYNRFGEREDWWSQQSRANFRDRLRCLRRLYNEVSAGTGIDFGDTALAENFADCGGMAKAIQAFLNLGPQPAITLKGREFTAEQLFFLSSCYKWCWPMQDSESLRKGDKKDKDMIKYYSPMDMRCNVPLMNMPEFAVAFACANGSYMSSMSRCEVL from the coding sequence ATGCAGTCAGCTCCTGCAGAAGAGGGTTCTGCGTTTGCGGCTCTCGCTGCTGAGCAGGAGCACGCGCCTGACGCTCCCGCGACCGACCGCGACACAACAGCGGCCCACTCTCGGACGGATGTTGAgccgaaggctgccagcactGCCAGGAAACCGCGCAAGGAGCGACGCAACCGGCCCGCGATACTGCTGCTTCGCCTGCCGCAGTGGCGCCGGTACGGGCTCAAGGTAGCCACCGCCACGGCATGCACGCTCGCCGTCTGCTGGGCCATCCCCGCGGCAATCAGGTTCTCAGTGGGCTGCTGGCAGCCGCACTGCACCGACTGGGTGGCCGAAATGAGCAGCTCTCTGGATCTGACCAAGAGCCCCTGTGACAACTTCTACAGCTTCGTCTGCGGGAATGATAAGTCGCCGCTGACGCTTCTCTCCAAGGGTGGTTTCGTCCGGTTGACGATCAGCGTGTACTTGTCCTTCGTGAAGAGGCTTCTGGTGACCGACTTCAGGGACCCGCAGGAAGAGCTCAGCGTGGCTCATAGGCGCTACCTTCAGCTCTCGCAGCGGTGCTTTCAACAGGCCATCAGCGGAGGCGAGCATGTGGACGCGGTCAAAGCCGTTATGTCTGAGCACGGGCTGTCGTGGCCGCCTGAGAAGGACCCGTCTCGTTCGCTGCTGGAGCGGCTGCTCGAGCTGAGCCTGGTACGGGGAATACACGTGCTCTTCACGGTGCAGCCAGGCGTGTACCTTAAAAGACCTGGCTTCTACATCCTTCAGCTGGGCGTCAACCTGCCGTCGCTCATCCAGTGGAGTATCATGCGCGGCCTGCTCATCCAGGCGGGCGACCTGGGCTCCTTCTTCGTGAGAACTGCCGCCGTGCTCTCCAATAAGCCGATGGATCCGCGGCTGGTTGAACGACTGGTGGCTCTGGACAACATGATCATGACCGTGGCTATGGGCACTTCTCTTACCGAGCGGCTGAATTTCACTGAACAATTCGTGAGCTTCGCCAATCTCGGAAACTACACTGGAGAGTTCTTTTCTGGCGAAGTCTTCCTAAAAACCGCGAACAATGTGTTAGAAATCTATACCGAGCCACTGTCGCCGGAGGACGAGCTCATGTTGACCCAAGGCCCACACTTGCGGCTTCTCGGTCGTCTTCTTTCGGCTCAAGCAGAGTCAGAGACTGTCCAGGTGTACACAGCGCTTATGCTTGCCCGAGCCCTGTCGCCCGCGGCTTCGCAAAAACTTGCCGAAGCGCAGACGCCTGGAAATGGTGAGTCCCTGATAGCGATGATACTCTCGCTGCAACACTGTCTCATGGTCGCTGTGGTAGAGCTGCCGTACATAGGCGGGGACCTATTCGTGCAATGGTTCTTTCCTGGTGGACACATGGACGAGGTGCACGACATGGTGGCGCGCATTGCAAACGCGACGCGAGAAGCTTTCAAGACACTGCACTGGATCGACGAACCAACGCGCCGCAACGCGCTGCTTCGTATCTCCAGTCTGGAGCGGATTGTCGGGCGTCCCGAGAACCTGTCCACGATGAGGGAGCTTGACGATTACTACTCATTCCTGCCAGCCGCGCCGGAGGGCGTTAGTTATCCGGAAATGCTGTTGGCCATGATGCGCTCCAGAGCAACCGGGGCGCTAAGGCTCCTGAGCCCTTCGCGTTCCGTCTTCAGTCACGTGAGAAAGGAGCTCCCTATGGTAATAGTGAACGCCTTTTACGTTCCCATCTACCACGTGATAGTAATCCCTCCCGCCATCATGTTCTCACCTTTCTTCAAGCGCACGGGCGTGCCGGCGGCGCTCAATTATGGCAGCCTTGGTCACGTGATTGGCCACGAGATTACGCATAGCTTCGACGAGAATTTCGGCCTGTACAACAGGTTCGGCGAGCGCGAGGATTGGTGGTCACAACAATCGCGCGCCAACTTTCGCGACCGGCTGCGCTGTCTGCGTCGGCTCTACAATGAGGTATCCGCCGGGACGGGGATTGATTTTGGCGACACGGCGTTAGCGGAGAACTTCGCTGACTGCGGTGGTATGGCGAAGGCAATACAGGCCTTTCTAAACCTTGGACCACAACCCGCGATAACTCTGAAAGGCCGCGAGTTCACCGCCgagcagcttttctttctttcgagctGTTACAAGTGGTGCTGGCCAATGCAAGACTCCGAGAGTTTGCGAAAGGGCGACAAAAAAGACAAGGACATGATCAAATACTACTCGCCGATGGACATGCGTTGTAACGTGCCACTGATGAATATGCCCGAATTCGCGGTGGCTTTTGCTTGCGCCAACGGATCGTACATGAGCTCGATGAGCCGCTGCGAAGTGCTGTGA